In Serratia marcescens subsp. marcescens ATCC 13880, a single genomic region encodes these proteins:
- the mglA gene encoding galactose/methyl galactoside ABC transporter ATP-binding protein MglA codes for MADSSREFLLEMTDICKSFPGVKALDNVNLRVRPHSIHALMGENGAGKSTLLKCLFGIYKKDSGSIVFQGREIDFKSSKEALEHGVSMVHQELNLVLQRTVMDNMWLGRYPTKGLFVDQDKMFKDTQAIFDELDIDINPREKVGNLSVSQMQMIEIAKAFSYDAKIVIMDEPTSSLTEKEVNHLFTIIRKLKERGCGIVYISHKMEEIFQLCDEITVLRDGQWIATQPLEGLDMDKIIAMMVGRSLSQRFPDRQNTPGEVILEVKNLTSLRQPSIRDVSFDLHQGEILGIAGLVGAKRTDIVETLFGIREKVAGTIKLHGKAIDNHSANEAINHGFALVTEERRSTGIYAYLDVGFNSLISNIRNYKNKLGLLDNARMKSDTQWVIDAMRVKTPGHHTHIGSLSGGNQQKVIIGRWLLTQPEILMLDEPTRGIDVGAKFEIYQLMTELAKKGKGIIIVSSEMPELLGITDRILVMSNGQVAGIVNTKQTSQNEILRLASLHL; via the coding sequence ATGGCCGATAGCTCACGCGAATTTTTGCTGGAAATGACGGATATCTGTAAGTCATTTCCCGGCGTCAAAGCCTTGGACAATGTCAATTTACGCGTCCGTCCGCACTCGATTCACGCCCTGATGGGGGAGAACGGCGCGGGGAAATCGACGTTGTTGAAATGCCTGTTCGGCATTTACAAAAAAGACAGCGGCAGCATTGTATTTCAGGGCCGGGAAATCGATTTCAAGAGCTCGAAGGAAGCGCTGGAACACGGCGTTTCGATGGTGCATCAGGAGCTGAACCTGGTGCTGCAACGCACCGTGATGGACAACATGTGGCTGGGGCGCTATCCGACCAAAGGCCTGTTCGTCGATCAGGACAAGATGTTCAAAGACACCCAGGCGATCTTCGACGAGCTGGATATCGACATCAACCCGCGCGAAAAGGTGGGCAACCTGTCGGTGTCGCAGATGCAGATGATCGAGATCGCCAAGGCGTTTTCCTACGATGCCAAGATCGTCATCATGGATGAACCGACCTCTTCGCTGACGGAGAAAGAGGTCAATCACCTGTTCACCATCATCCGCAAGCTGAAAGAACGCGGCTGCGGCATCGTCTATATCTCGCACAAGATGGAGGAGATCTTCCAGCTGTGTGACGAGATAACGGTGCTGCGCGACGGCCAGTGGATTGCCACCCAGCCGCTGGAAGGGCTGGATATGGACAAGATCATCGCCATGATGGTCGGCCGCTCGCTGAGCCAGCGCTTCCCCGACAGGCAAAACACGCCGGGTGAGGTGATCCTCGAGGTGAAAAACCTGACGTCGCTGCGCCAGCCTTCGATCCGCGATGTGTCCTTCGATCTGCATCAAGGGGAGATCCTCGGCATCGCCGGGCTGGTGGGCGCCAAACGCACCGATATCGTCGAGACCCTGTTCGGCATTCGCGAAAAGGTGGCGGGCACCATCAAGCTGCACGGGAAAGCGATCGATAACCACAGCGCCAACGAAGCGATTAACCACGGTTTTGCGCTGGTGACCGAAGAGCGCCGATCCACCGGGATTTACGCTTACCTCGATGTGGGCTTCAACTCGCTCATCTCCAACATTCGCAATTATAAAAACAAGCTCGGCCTGCTGGATAACGCGCGGATGAAGAGCGACACCCAGTGGGTGATCGACGCCATGCGGGTGAAAACGCCGGGGCATCACACCCATATCGGCTCGCTGTCCGGCGGCAACCAGCAGAAGGTGATCATCGGCCGCTGGCTGCTGACGCAGCCGGAGATCCTGATGCTGGATGAACCGACGCGCGGCATCGACGTGGGCGCCAAGTTCGAGATTTATCAGCTGATGACCGAACTGGCGAAGAAGGGCAAGGGGATCATTATCGTCTCGTCCGAAATGCCGGAGCTTTTGGGGATCACCGACCGTATTTTGGTGATGAGCAATGGTCAGGTTGCGGGCATCGTTAACACCAAACAGACCTCGCAAAATGAAATCTTACGTCTCGCCTCCCTGCACCTTTAA
- the mglC gene encoding galactose/methyl galactoside ABC transporter permease MglC translates to MNALNKKTLFTYFKEGGIYVVLLVLLAIIIIQDPTFLSLMNLSNILTQSSVRIIIALGVAGLIVTQGTDLSAGRQVGLAAVVAATLLQSMDNVNKVFPHMETWSIPLVILLVCAVGAVIGLVNGLIIAYLNVTPFITTLGTMIIVYGINSLYYDSVGASPVAGFDPKFSTFAQGFLRFGDFKLSYITFYALIAIIFVWILWTKTRFGKNIFAIGGNPEAAKVSGVNVPLNLIMIYALSGVFYAFGGLLEAGRIGSATNNLGFMYELDAIAACVVGGVSFAGGVGTVWGVVTGVIIFTVINYGLTYIGINPYWQYIIKGSIIIFAVALDSLKYAKKK, encoded by the coding sequence ATGAACGCGCTAAATAAAAAAACCTTATTTACCTATTTCAAGGAAGGCGGCATTTACGTGGTGTTGCTGGTGCTGTTGGCCATCATCATCATTCAGGATCCTACCTTCCTCAGCCTGATGAACCTGAGCAACATCCTGACGCAGTCTTCGGTGCGCATCATCATCGCGCTGGGCGTGGCGGGGCTGATCGTGACTCAGGGCACCGACCTGTCCGCCGGGCGGCAGGTGGGGCTGGCGGCGGTGGTGGCGGCCACGCTGCTGCAATCGATGGATAACGTCAACAAGGTATTCCCGCACATGGAAACCTGGTCGATTCCCCTGGTCATCCTGCTGGTGTGCGCGGTCGGCGCGGTGATCGGCCTGGTTAACGGCCTGATTATCGCCTATCTCAACGTGACGCCGTTCATCACCACCTTGGGCACCATGATCATCGTCTACGGCATCAACTCGCTGTATTACGATTCGGTCGGCGCGTCGCCGGTCGCGGGTTTCGATCCGAAGTTTTCCACCTTTGCCCAGGGCTTCTTGCGCTTCGGCGACTTTAAGCTGTCCTACATCACCTTTTACGCGCTGATCGCCATCATATTCGTCTGGATCCTGTGGACCAAGACCCGCTTCGGCAAGAACATCTTCGCCATCGGCGGCAACCCGGAAGCGGCCAAGGTGTCCGGGGTCAACGTGCCGTTGAACCTGATCATGATCTATGCGCTGTCCGGCGTGTTCTACGCCTTCGGCGGCTTGCTGGAAGCGGGACGCATCGGCAGCGCCACCAATAACCTCGGCTTTATGTATGAGCTGGACGCCATCGCCGCCTGCGTGGTGGGGGGCGTCTCCTTCGCCGGCGGGGTGGGTACGGTGTGGGGCGTGGTGACCGGGGTGATCATCTTTACCGTCATCAACTACGGCCTGACCTATATCGGCATCAACCCGTACTGGCAGTACATCATCAAGGGCAGCATCATCATCTTCGCCGTGGCGCTGGACTCGTTGAAATACGCCAAGAAGAAGTAG
- a CDS encoding tautomerase family protein yields MPVFTITLKSRNTLDKKRISSAIHAAVVKTGYPANDQFQRFIRLEEDDLYVDPTYPDLDSPRSANFVLIEAMLSSGSPDARKQLLLQSLVQELALIGLDSNDLMVLFIELDRLNSSFGGGRRASPLSMPQ; encoded by the coding sequence ATGCCTGTATTTACCATTACGCTGAAAAGTCGTAATACGCTTGATAAGAAAAGAATTTCATCAGCTATTCACGCGGCGGTAGTAAAAACCGGCTATCCTGCGAACGATCAATTCCAGCGCTTTATCCGTCTTGAGGAAGACGATTTATATGTGGATCCCACTTATCCTGACCTGGATTCCCCCCGCAGCGCCAACTTCGTGTTGATTGAAGCCATGCTTTCTTCTGGTTCCCCTGACGCCCGCAAACAATTGCTCTTGCAATCACTGGTACAGGAACTCGCCCTGATTGGACTGGACAGCAATGATCTGATGGTCCTCTTCATTGAATTGGACCGTTTGAATAGTTCATTCGGCGGTGGCAGAAGGGCATCCCCGCTTTCAATGCCGCAATAA
- the sanA gene encoding outer membrane permeability protein SanA: protein MWKRLIISLFIIIAVLMGSAIALDRWISWKTAPYVYDELQELPHRQVGVVLGTAKYYRTGVINQYYRYRIQGAINAYNSGKVKYLLLSGDNAQQSYNEPMTMRRDLIAAGVAPSDIVLDYAGFRTLDSIVRTRKVFDTNDFIIITQRFHCERALFIALHMGIQAQCYAVPSPKDMMTVRAREIFARLGALTDLYILKREPRFLGPLIPISAMHTVPEDAQGYPAVSPEQLVELEHKLKEEKQRTKQP, encoded by the coding sequence ATGTGGAAACGCCTGATCATCAGCCTGTTCATCATCATTGCGGTGTTGATGGGTTCGGCTATTGCGCTCGATCGCTGGATCAGTTGGAAAACCGCGCCTTACGTCTACGACGAACTGCAGGAATTGCCGCACCGCCAGGTCGGCGTGGTGCTCGGCACCGCCAAGTATTACCGCACCGGAGTGATCAACCAGTACTACCGTTACCGCATTCAGGGGGCGATCAACGCCTATAACAGCGGCAAGGTGAAATACCTGCTGCTGAGCGGCGACAACGCCCAGCAAAGCTATAACGAACCGATGACCATGCGGCGCGATCTGATCGCCGCCGGCGTGGCGCCGAGCGATATCGTGCTGGACTACGCCGGTTTCCGCACCCTGGACTCCATCGTGCGCACCCGCAAGGTGTTCGACACCAACGATTTCATCATCATCACCCAGCGCTTCCACTGCGAGCGCGCGCTATTCATCGCCCTGCACATGGGCATTCAGGCGCAGTGTTACGCGGTGCCGTCGCCGAAAGACATGATGACGGTGCGCGCCCGCGAGATCTTCGCTCGCCTGGGCGCGCTGACCGATCTGTACATCCTCAAGCGCGAACCGCGCTTCCTCGGCCCGCTGATCCCAATCTCCGCCATGCACACCGTGCCGGAAGACGCCCAGGGCTATCCCGCCGTGTCACCGGAACAGTTGGTTGAGCTGGAGCACAAGCTGAAAGAAGAGAAGCAGAGAACCAAACAGCCTTAA
- a CDS encoding NAD-dependent malic enzyme → MELEYESKRPLYIPYAGPILLEFPLLNKGSAFTEEERSHFNLHGLLPEAVETIEEQVERAYRQYQDFKNDNDKHIYLRNIQDTNETLFYRLLDSHLSEMMPIIYTPTVGEACEHFSDIYRRARGLFISYPNRDRIDDMLQNATKQNVKVIVVTDGERILGLGDQGIGGMGIPIGKLSLYTACGGISPAYTLPVVLDVGTNNPQRLNDPLYMGWRHPRISGEEYHAFVEEFIQAVKRRWPNVLLQFEDFAQNNATPLLNRYRDEICCFNDDIQGTAAVTLGSLIAASRAAGSQLRDQTVTFLGAGSAGCGIAEQIIAQMKSEGLSEDEARARVFMVDRFGLLTDKLPNLLDFQSKLVQKSDNLAGWETASDAISLLDVVRNAKPTILIGVSGQPGLFTEELIREMHKHCERPIVMPLSNPTSRVEARPEDIINWTDGAALVATGSPFAPVSYKEQLYPIAQCNNSYIFPGIGLGVLASGATRVTDAMLMAASRALADCSPLATDGHGALLPNIDDIQGVSKCIAMEVGKAAQLQGVAIVTSEDALSKAIEHNFWRPQYRSYKRTSF, encoded by the coding sequence ATGGAACTAGAATACGAAAGCAAACGCCCGCTCTACATCCCTTACGCCGGCCCGATTCTGCTGGAATTTCCGCTGCTGAACAAAGGCAGCGCTTTCACCGAGGAAGAACGTAGCCACTTTAACCTGCACGGCCTGCTGCCGGAAGCGGTGGAGACCATCGAAGAACAGGTGGAACGCGCCTACCGTCAGTATCAGGATTTCAAGAACGATAATGATAAGCACATCTACCTGCGCAACATCCAGGACACCAACGAAACCCTGTTCTACCGTCTGCTGGACTCGCACCTGAGCGAGATGATGCCGATCATCTACACCCCGACCGTCGGCGAGGCCTGCGAACACTTCTCCGATATCTATCGCCGTGCGCGCGGGTTGTTCATCTCCTACCCGAACCGCGATCGCATCGATGACATGCTGCAAAACGCCACCAAGCAGAACGTTAAGGTGATCGTGGTCACCGACGGCGAACGCATTCTCGGCCTGGGCGACCAGGGCATCGGCGGCATGGGCATCCCAATCGGCAAGCTGTCGCTGTATACCGCCTGCGGCGGCATCAGCCCGGCCTATACCCTGCCGGTGGTGCTGGACGTCGGCACCAACAACCCGCAGCGCCTCAACGATCCGCTGTACATGGGCTGGCGCCATCCGCGCATCTCCGGCGAGGAATATCACGCCTTCGTCGAAGAGTTTATTCAGGCGGTCAAACGCCGCTGGCCGAACGTCCTGCTGCAGTTCGAAGACTTCGCGCAGAACAACGCCACCCCGTTGTTGAACCGCTACCGCGACGAGATTTGCTGCTTCAACGACGACATTCAGGGCACCGCCGCGGTCACCCTCGGCAGCCTGATCGCCGCCAGCCGCGCCGCCGGCAGCCAGCTGCGCGATCAGACCGTCACCTTCCTCGGCGCCGGTTCCGCCGGCTGCGGCATCGCCGAGCAGATCATCGCGCAGATGAAATCCGAAGGGTTGAGCGAAGACGAAGCGCGCGCCCGCGTGTTCATGGTTGACCGTTTCGGCCTGCTGACCGACAAACTGCCGAACCTGCTCGACTTTCAGAGCAAGCTGGTGCAGAAGAGCGACAATCTGGCCGGTTGGGAAACCGCCAGCGACGCCATCTCGCTGCTGGACGTGGTGCGCAACGCCAAGCCGACCATTCTGATCGGCGTGTCCGGCCAGCCGGGGCTGTTTACCGAAGAGCTGATCCGCGAGATGCACAAGCACTGCGAACGCCCTATCGTGATGCCGCTGTCCAACCCGACCTCGCGCGTGGAAGCCCGTCCGGAAGACATCATCAACTGGACCGACGGCGCCGCACTGGTGGCGACCGGCAGCCCGTTCGCGCCGGTAAGCTATAAAGAGCAGCTGTACCCGATCGCCCAGTGCAATAACTCCTACATCTTCCCGGGGATCGGTCTGGGCGTGCTGGCCTCCGGCGCCACTCGCGTCACCGATGCCATGCTGATGGCCGCCAGCCGCGCGCTGGCGGACTGTTCGCCGCTGGCCACCGACGGCCACGGCGCGCTGCTGCCGAATATCGACGATATTCAGGGCGTGTCGAAGTGCATCGCCATGGAAGTGGGTAAAGCCGCCCAGCTGCAGGGCGTGGCGATCGTCACCTCCGAAGATGCGCTGTCGAAAGCCATCGAGCACAACTTCTGGCGGCCGCAGTACCGCAGCTACAAGCGCACCTCGTTCTGA
- the cdd gene encoding cytidine deaminase: MHPRFHTAFSALPATLQSALQPYLDASDFPAMFTAEQAAAIRSGCGLDDDALAFALLPLAAACSLTPISHFHVGAIARGQSGNLYFGANMEFSGAPLQQSVHAEQSAVTHAWLRGEKALASITVNYTPCGHCRQFMNELNSGGALQIRLPGRAPATLADYLPDAFGPKDLDVASLLMDEVNHGHQLPLNDALTQAALAAANRSHAPYSNAHSGVALETADGNIYAGRYAENAAFNPSLPPLQAALILLNLSGGDCRAIRRAVLAEPQDASISQWDATRVTLAGLGCQNVSRAAF; encoded by the coding sequence ATGCATCCGCGTTTTCACACCGCTTTCAGCGCACTGCCCGCGACACTGCAATCCGCCCTGCAGCCCTATCTGGACGCGTCCGACTTTCCGGCGATGTTCACGGCCGAGCAAGCGGCGGCGATCCGTTCAGGCTGCGGGTTGGACGATGACGCGCTGGCATTCGCGCTGCTGCCGCTGGCGGCGGCCTGCTCGTTAACCCCGATATCGCATTTCCACGTCGGCGCCATCGCGCGCGGGCAAAGCGGCAATCTCTATTTCGGCGCCAATATGGAATTCAGCGGCGCGCCGCTGCAGCAATCCGTGCATGCGGAACAAAGCGCAGTGACTCACGCCTGGCTGCGCGGCGAAAAAGCGCTGGCCTCGATCACCGTCAACTATACGCCGTGCGGCCACTGCCGCCAGTTTATGAATGAGCTGAACAGCGGCGGCGCGCTGCAAATCCGTTTGCCTGGCCGCGCGCCGGCCACGCTGGCGGACTATCTGCCGGACGCCTTCGGCCCGAAAGATCTGGATGTCGCTTCACTGCTGATGGACGAGGTCAATCACGGGCATCAACTGCCGCTGAACGATGCGCTGACGCAAGCGGCGCTGGCGGCGGCCAACCGGAGCCACGCGCCGTACAGCAACGCCCACAGCGGCGTGGCGCTGGAAACGGCAGACGGCAATATCTACGCCGGCCGCTATGCGGAAAACGCCGCTTTTAACCCGAGCCTGCCGCCGCTGCAGGCCGCGCTGATCCTGCTGAACCTCTCCGGCGGCGACTGCCGGGCTATCCGTCGCGCCGTCCTGGCCGAACCGCAGGACGCGAGCATCAGCCAATGGGACGCCACCCGCGTCACCCTGGCGGGGCTGGGTTGCCAAAACGTCAGCCGCGCCGCCTTCTAA
- a CDS encoding CidB/LrgB family autolysis modulator, protein MIHEIWWSLPLTLAVYFGARWLARKLNMPLLNPLLVSMAVIIPLLLLTGIPYERYFQGSKILNDLLQPAVVALAFPLYEQLHQIRARWKSIITVCFIGSLTAMISGGAIALWLGATPEIAASILPKSVTTPIAMAVADSLGGIPAISAVCVIFVGILGAVFGHTLFNLLKITTPSARGLAMGTASHALGTARCAEMDYQEGAFGSLALVICGIITSLLAPFVFPVLLHLFG, encoded by the coding sequence ATGATCCACGAAATCTGGTGGTCGCTGCCGCTGACGCTGGCGGTCTATTTCGGCGCGCGCTGGCTGGCGCGCAAGCTGAATATGCCGCTGCTCAACCCGCTGCTGGTGTCCATGGCGGTGATCATCCCGCTGCTGCTGCTCACCGGCATTCCCTATGAGCGCTACTTTCAGGGCAGCAAAATCCTCAACGATCTGCTGCAGCCGGCGGTCGTCGCGCTGGCCTTCCCGCTCTATGAGCAGCTGCACCAAATCCGCGCACGCTGGAAGTCGATTATCACGGTGTGCTTCATCGGCAGCCTGACCGCCATGATCAGCGGCGGCGCCATCGCCCTGTGGTTGGGCGCCACGCCGGAAATCGCCGCCTCTATCTTGCCGAAATCGGTCACTACGCCGATCGCGATGGCCGTCGCGGACTCGCTCGGCGGCATTCCGGCGATCAGCGCGGTTTGCGTTATTTTCGTCGGCATCCTCGGCGCCGTGTTCGGCCACACGCTGTTCAACCTGTTGAAAATCACCACCCCCTCGGCGCGTGGCCTGGCGATGGGCACAGCTTCCCACGCGCTGGGCACCGCGCGCTGCGCGGAGATGGACTATCAGGAGGGCGCCTTCGGCTCGCTGGCGTTGGTCATTTGCGGCATCATCACCTCGCTGCTGGCGCCGTTTGTGTTTCCGGTGCTGCTGCATCTGTTCGGTTGA
- a CDS encoding CidA/LrgA family protein codes for MANVLTLCWKYLRALLLIYLCLFVGNAVAALLPFAIPGSIIGMLLLFALLSTQIMPAKWVKPGCHLLIRYMVLLFVPIGVGVMKYYDQIVAHLGPLVISCLISTLMVLVVVGYTSHYFHRERRIAGKPDDTEGNS; via the coding sequence ATGGCCAACGTGCTCACACTGTGCTGGAAATACCTAAGGGCCCTGCTCCTCATCTACCTGTGTCTGTTCGTCGGCAACGCGGTGGCGGCGCTGCTGCCGTTTGCCATTCCCGGCAGCATCATCGGCATGCTGCTGCTGTTCGCCCTGCTCTCAACCCAGATTATGCCGGCCAAATGGGTTAAACCCGGCTGCCATTTGCTGATCCGCTATATGGTGCTGCTGTTCGTGCCGATCGGCGTCGGGGTGATGAAATACTACGACCAGATCGTCGCGCATCTGGGCCCGCTGGTTATCTCTTGCCTCATCAGCACGCTGATGGTGCTGGTGGTGGTCGGCTATACCTCACACTATTTTCATCGCGAGCGCCGCATCGCCGGCAAGCCCGACGACACGGAGGGCAACTCATGA
- a CDS encoding MFS transporter: MKGFPSLINMLLASSLVLTIGRGVTLPFITIYLTEHFHLLPKSVGVILGVSLTLGILASLYGGYLVDKFSKNRLILLSIVLFALSFLAIPWIPRPGGVIVVLAILHTCYSVLSITIKACFADGLPVEQRIKAFSINYTLVNVGWAIGSALGVLVAGLSPLLPFYLSGGLALATVAALSLRLRGRQQRATPAAAVPAALPNFRQTLTILRSDRRLIYFTLGSTLGAVVFGQFTGYLSQYLITVSSAEFAYKIIGLVMIVNASIVIALQYLLSRGMRQENMLRWLVLGTLFFIVGLLGFMAAGQAVWLWLAAMAVFTLGEIIVIPVEYMFIDFIAPPHLKGSYYGVQNLSALGGAINPVLCGVLLSYAAPPLMFVMLIAAALLSLLFFFLGHRLAEHAAAAAEDVR, from the coding sequence ATGAAGGGATTCCCCTCGCTGATTAACATGCTGCTGGCCAGTTCGCTGGTGTTGACCATCGGCCGCGGCGTGACGCTGCCGTTCATCACCATCTACCTCACCGAGCATTTCCATCTGCTGCCGAAGAGCGTGGGCGTGATCCTGGGCGTCAGCCTGACCCTCGGCATCCTTGCCAGCCTGTACGGCGGCTATCTGGTGGACAAATTCAGCAAGAACCGCCTGATCCTGCTGTCGATTGTATTGTTTGCGCTGAGCTTCTTAGCCATTCCCTGGATCCCGCGCCCCGGCGGCGTGATCGTGGTGCTGGCCATCTTGCATACCTGTTATTCGGTGCTAAGCATCACCATTAAGGCCTGTTTCGCCGACGGGTTGCCGGTTGAGCAGCGCATCAAGGCTTTTTCCATCAACTACACGCTGGTCAACGTCGGCTGGGCGATCGGTTCTGCGCTCGGCGTTCTGGTGGCCGGGCTTAGCCCGCTGCTGCCGTTTTACCTGTCGGGCGGGTTGGCGCTGGCGACGGTGGCGGCGCTAAGCCTGCGCTTGCGCGGCCGGCAACAGCGCGCAACGCCTGCCGCCGCTGTACCGGCCGCGCTCCCCAACTTCCGCCAGACGCTGACTATCCTGCGGAGCGATCGGCGGCTGATCTACTTCACCCTCGGCAGCACCCTGGGCGCCGTGGTGTTCGGTCAGTTCACCGGCTATCTGTCGCAGTATCTGATCACCGTCTCCAGCGCCGAGTTCGCCTACAAAATCATCGGGCTGGTGATGATCGTCAACGCCAGCATCGTCATCGCCCTGCAATACCTGCTCAGCCGCGGCATGCGCCAGGAAAACATGCTGCGCTGGCTGGTGCTGGGCACGCTGTTTTTCATCGTCGGGCTGCTCGGTTTCATGGCGGCCGGCCAGGCGGTCTGGCTATGGCTGGCGGCGATGGCGGTGTTTACCCTCGGCGAAATCATCGTTATCCCGGTGGAATACATGTTTATCGACTTTATCGCGCCGCCGCACCTGAAAGGCAGCTACTATGGGGTACAAAACCTCAGCGCGCTGGGCGGCGCCATCAACCCGGTGCTGTGCGGGGTGCTGCTCAGCTATGCCGCGCCGCCGTTGATGTTCGTGATGCTGATCGCCGCCGCCCTGCTCAGCCTGCTGTTTTTCTTCCTCGGCCACCGGCTGGCAGAACACGCGGCGGCGGCGGCCGAAGACGTACGCTGA
- a CDS encoding sugar ABC transporter substrate-binding protein: MKNLKTSLLALSLLAALPLQAAENAAVPAAIAQHQGPVRIAVIRNLGSDDNTTQFLAGAIQEGRKLGFKVDTFLSNGDDARFQDFVNQAISQKYDGIILSQGRAPYSTELVKRIAAAGIAVAAFDTDVGGHVPGVTVSQQDDASLANASFGQLVKDFNGQANIIKLWVAGFPPMERRQAAYQQLLKQHPGIHELESIGAVSSDVQGDTANKVGAVLAKYPKGKIDAIWGTWDAFTQGAYKALKENGRTEIKLYSIDISNQDLQLMREAGSPWQVSVAVDPKLIGAVNLRLVANKIAGESTPDSYQFKAAVIPQALLLAQPGPVNVAGLAKIIPGWGTSSDFVQPWFATLQAEHGK, translated from the coding sequence ATGAAAAACCTCAAAACTTCGCTGCTCGCCCTCAGTCTGCTGGCCGCCCTGCCGCTGCAGGCGGCGGAAAACGCCGCCGTGCCGGCCGCCATCGCTCAACATCAGGGGCCGGTGCGCATCGCGGTGATCCGCAACCTCGGATCCGACGACAACACCACGCAATTTTTGGCGGGCGCCATTCAGGAAGGGCGCAAGCTGGGCTTCAAGGTGGACACCTTCCTCAGCAACGGCGACGATGCGCGCTTCCAGGACTTCGTCAACCAGGCTATCAGCCAGAAATATGACGGCATTATTCTCTCGCAGGGGCGAGCCCCCTATTCCACCGAGCTGGTTAAACGCATCGCGGCGGCCGGCATCGCCGTCGCGGCGTTCGATACCGACGTCGGCGGCCACGTTCCCGGCGTCACCGTCTCGCAGCAGGACGACGCTTCGCTGGCTAACGCCTCGTTCGGCCAGTTGGTGAAGGATTTCAACGGCCAGGCCAACATCATCAAACTCTGGGTAGCAGGCTTCCCGCCGATGGAGCGCCGCCAGGCCGCCTATCAGCAGTTGCTGAAACAGCATCCGGGCATTCACGAGCTGGAATCGATTGGCGCGGTTTCATCCGACGTGCAGGGCGATACCGCCAATAAAGTGGGTGCGGTGCTGGCGAAATACCCGAAAGGCAAGATTGACGCCATCTGGGGCACCTGGGACGCTTTCACCCAGGGCGCTTACAAGGCGCTGAAAGAGAACGGCCGCACCGAAATCAAACTGTACAGCATCGACATCTCCAACCAGGACTTGCAGCTGATGCGCGAAGCCGGCAGCCCATGGCAGGTCAGCGTGGCGGTGGATCCGAAGCTGATCGGCGCGGTCAACCTGCGCCTGGTGGCCAACAAGATCGCCGGGGAAAGCACGCCGGACAGCTATCAATTCAAAGCGGCGGTCATTCCGCAGGCGCTGCTGCTGGCGCAGCCGGGGCCGGTCAACGTCGCCGGGCTGGCGAAGATCATCCCCGGCTGGGGCACCAGCAGCGATTTCGTTCAGCCGTGGTTCGCCACGCTGCAGGCCGAACACGGTAAATAA